The following coding sequences are from one Triticum aestivum cultivar Chinese Spring chromosome 5A, IWGSC CS RefSeq v2.1, whole genome shotgun sequence window:
- the LOC123108473 gene encoding cortical cell-delineating protein-like, with the protein MAPSTKLFLLLLGLNLMVADVHGGCGAHCPTPPPPSTTNGSCPIDTLKLGVCAKVLNLLKLGLGVPHSETCCPLLAGLADLDAAVCLCTATRAKVHGVINLNVPIDIVLLLNQCHKTCPPGFTCPL; encoded by the coding sequence ATGGCGCCATCGACCAAGCTCTTCCTCCTGCTCCTCGGCTTGAACCTGATGGTCGCCGATGTGCACGGTGGCTGCGGAGCCCACTGCCcgactccgccgccaccgtcgacgaccAACGGCTCGTGTCCGATCGACACGCTGAAGCTGGGCGTGTGCGCCAAGGTGCTGAACCTGCTAAAGCTTGGGCTCGGTGTGCCGCACAGCGAGACGTGCTGCCCGCTGCTGGCCGGTCTGGCCGACCTGGACGCCGCGGTGTGCCTCTGCACCGCCACCAGGGCCAAGGTCCACGGCGTCATCAACCTCAACGTCCCCATCGACATAGTGCTCCTGCTCAACCAGTGCCACAAGACCTGCCCGCCCGGCTTCACCTGCCCGCTCTGA